The following are encoded together in the Nocardia sp. XZ_19_385 genome:
- a CDS encoding TIR domain-containing protein translates to MTRIFLSHSSKDNAAAIALRQWLIEQDPGLAEDIFLDLSHEAGIPAGTRWKEALVRANERCEAVICLLSANWQGSRECVVEYRTAENLGKRIFSARLERLTETDVTREWQRCDLFGAGPHTEIAVAGYDPVSFRTEGLQRLLHGLRTAGIGAQHFPWPPPQDPGRCPYRGWQPFESADAAIYFGRDAQIVRGMDLLRGMRTTGKPSVFAILGPSGTGKSSFLRAGLLPRLSRDDRQFAVLDIVRPERAALTGAHGLAAAIHATRTRLGLSGTSLGDIKSALPHRVDLVREWLGDIVQAAHARLFDSAEAQPTLVLPIDQTEELFGADAGVEGDQLLDLLAELLTGPDRVPLLIALTIRTDRYELFQTAPQLADVETLVFDHLKPLPRTRFREVITGPAARATAAGHRLEIEPALLDKLVADCTDGADTLPLLALTLARLHQDYGDDGVLRLDEYVAMGGMSVVVRTEIDALLAGRPAERRKQLKVLRTAFIPWLATVNPENDQPLRRIARWSDLPAESHDLIDRFVDARLMVKDHRNGETVVEVAVESLLRQWDELAAWLRAEAEALKDADTLEQSALAWDRNERDDAWLLHGTRLVEAETLTAAPGFRERLQPARTYLAASRVRENELAEVEKQRQREELRVAKERQEAAEALAAASSRAEREAQQYAEAIRSRSRGLLALAVISLVISMVAAIGFVQARQARDEVETRSREATALQLIAHSKAMVSGARSGGPVLASQLVLAALELSSHERVRAAAVELLYMSPDLRWMNESESIHRVTFSPDGTRVVVAGTDGKVGALDAHTGLATGDAWTGAAGPVMDFSADATRVLSWASDLRMLDTRTGQILRQPLEVPDPLGDMALSPDGLRIAYQDREGLIRVVDSLTGQRVGVDMTGSRYVMNRLEFSPDGSRIASVGNGVRVWDIGSGKVVATVEDATGVRFESSAFNSDGSRIIIGADDGSIRVWDVDADQSIGVRTEGHTGSVSAVAFSPDGRRVVSGGNDGTIRVRQLVARDEHTVGVLSAGQPLTGHVGMVRTVGFAPDGMRIVSGGADGTVRIWEPPLEMFSVEGAEYLARNIWSVAFSQNGERMVTGAGNGTVRVWDARNGRPAGPLLGVRNIDPSNEAVAKYLAVSADGKKVAAASNDGSLYLWTADTGTLVAGPVKVPGGALHDIAFSTDDQLLAAVQSGASVQVVAVESGEPIGDPLADHADGLDGVRFSEDNRSIATVDGVGAVRIWDVGTGRRKGQPIIPGPGLGFRSVSADGERVALAGSDGRLWVWQVETGRVVVGPLSGHIGYVAEAAFSSDGKWLATVGMDEAVRLWDMRTGGSMGSSPPKPSLYANSLSFNPDGSTFVTAGLDGIQIWRMYDAVAAELCAKLTSNISRKNWREWIPPDIGYRQACPDLPIAPDGS, encoded by the coding sequence ATGACGCGGATTTTCCTCAGTCATTCGAGCAAGGACAACGCGGCGGCAATCGCCTTGCGGCAGTGGCTGATCGAGCAAGACCCCGGGCTAGCCGAGGACATCTTCCTCGACTTGTCCCACGAAGCGGGCATCCCAGCGGGCACGCGCTGGAAAGAGGCACTGGTCCGCGCCAACGAACGCTGCGAAGCGGTCATCTGCCTGCTCTCGGCGAACTGGCAGGGTTCGCGCGAATGTGTCGTCGAGTACCGCACCGCCGAAAACCTCGGCAAACGCATCTTCAGCGCACGCCTGGAACGCCTGACCGAAACCGACGTCACCCGCGAATGGCAGCGCTGCGACCTGTTCGGTGCCGGGCCACACACCGAAATCGCGGTCGCCGGTTACGATCCCGTCTCCTTCCGCACCGAGGGCCTGCAGCGATTACTGCACGGTCTGCGAACGGCAGGCATCGGTGCTCAGCATTTCCCGTGGCCCCCACCGCAAGACCCCGGCCGCTGCCCGTATCGCGGCTGGCAGCCATTCGAATCCGCAGACGCCGCAATCTATTTCGGTCGTGACGCGCAGATTGTGCGCGGCATGGACTTGCTGCGCGGAATGCGCACCACGGGCAAACCTTCGGTCTTCGCGATCCTCGGTCCGTCCGGCACCGGGAAATCCTCCTTCCTCCGCGCCGGCCTGCTACCCCGCCTGTCCCGCGATGACCGTCAGTTCGCCGTGCTCGACATCGTGCGCCCGGAGCGCGCGGCACTGACCGGAGCCCACGGACTGGCAGCCGCGATCCACGCGACCCGCACCCGGCTCGGCCTGAGCGGCACCTCACTCGGTGACATCAAATCCGCACTGCCACATCGGGTCGACCTGGTCCGGGAGTGGCTGGGGGACATCGTTCAGGCCGCCCACGCTCGCCTGTTCGATTCCGCGGAAGCTCAGCCCACCCTGGTGCTGCCCATCGACCAAACCGAGGAACTGTTCGGAGCGGACGCCGGTGTCGAGGGCGATCAACTACTCGACCTGCTCGCCGAACTTCTCACCGGCCCCGACCGGGTCCCGCTGCTGATCGCCCTGACCATCCGCACCGACCGCTATGAACTGTTCCAAACCGCCCCGCAACTGGCCGACGTCGAAACCCTCGTCTTCGATCACCTGAAACCCTTACCTCGCACCCGGTTCCGTGAGGTGATCACCGGCCCGGCCGCCCGCGCCACCGCAGCCGGTCACCGCCTCGAAATCGAGCCCGCCCTGCTCGACAAACTCGTCGCCGACTGCACCGACGGCGCCGACACCCTGCCGCTGCTGGCCCTCACCCTCGCCCGCCTGCACCAGGACTACGGCGACGACGGGGTGCTGAGACTGGACGAGTACGTCGCCATGGGCGGGATGAGCGTCGTGGTGCGGACGGAAATCGACGCCCTCCTGGCCGGCCGGCCCGCTGAGCGCCGTAAACAGTTGAAAGTCCTTCGCACCGCGTTCATTCCATGGCTGGCAACGGTGAACCCGGAAAACGATCAGCCCCTCCGCCGCATCGCCCGCTGGAGCGACCTCCCCGCCGAAAGCCACGACCTGATCGACCGATTCGTCGACGCCCGGCTCATGGTGAAGGACCACCGCAACGGCGAAACCGTCGTCGAAGTGGCGGTGGAAAGCCTGCTGCGCCAATGGGACGAACTCGCCGCGTGGTTACGCGCAGAAGCCGAGGCCCTGAAAGACGCCGACACGCTGGAACAGTCGGCCCTCGCCTGGGATCGCAACGAACGCGATGACGCCTGGTTACTCCACGGCACCCGGCTGGTCGAAGCCGAAACGCTCACCGCTGCCCCAGGGTTTCGCGAACGCCTGCAGCCGGCCCGCACGTACTTGGCCGCGTCCCGGGTGCGGGAGAACGAACTCGCCGAAGTGGAAAAGCAAAGGCAGCGCGAGGAATTGCGGGTTGCCAAGGAGCGACAGGAGGCCGCGGAGGCGCTCGCGGCCGCTTCGTCGCGGGCGGAACGAGAAGCGCAGCAGTACGCGGAGGCCATTCGCAGCAGATCCCGCGGTCTACTGGCGCTCGCGGTGATATCGCTGGTGATCTCCATGGTTGCGGCGATCGGTTTCGTTCAGGCGCGACAAGCCCGGGACGAGGTCGAGACGCGGTCCCGCGAAGCGACTGCGCTGCAACTCATCGCGCACAGCAAAGCCATGGTGAGCGGTGCACGCAGTGGCGGGCCCGTCCTGGCGTCCCAACTGGTCCTCGCCGCGCTCGAGTTGTCCTCGCACGAGCGGGTGCGAGCCGCAGCGGTCGAATTGCTCTACATGAGTCCGGATCTCCGATGGATGAACGAGTCGGAATCGATCCACCGCGTGACGTTCAGCCCGGATGGCACCCGGGTTGTCGTGGCGGGTACGGACGGGAAGGTAGGTGCCTTGGACGCGCATACCGGCCTGGCCACCGGTGACGCATGGACCGGCGCGGCCGGTCCCGTCATGGACTTCAGTGCTGACGCCACGCGGGTGTTGTCGTGGGCGTCGGACCTGCGGATGTTGGACACCCGAACCGGACAAATCCTGAGGCAACCCCTGGAAGTTCCTGACCCCCTGGGCGATATGGCGCTGAGCCCAGATGGTCTGCGTATCGCCTATCAAGATCGTGAGGGGTTGATCCGGGTTGTGGACAGTCTGACGGGTCAACGAGTGGGCGTGGATATGACCGGCTCCCGCTATGTGATGAACCGTTTGGAGTTCAGTCCCGATGGCAGCCGTATCGCCTCGGTCGGCAACGGGGTACGGGTGTGGGACATCGGTTCCGGGAAAGTCGTGGCGACTGTCGAGGATGCGACCGGGGTTCGATTCGAGAGCAGTGCCTTCAATTCTGACGGTAGCAGGATCATCATCGGTGCGGACGACGGTTCGATCCGGGTCTGGGATGTTGATGCCGATCAATCCATAGGTGTGCGAACAGAGGGGCACACCGGATCCGTCAGTGCTGTTGCCTTCAGCCCGGATGGCAGGCGAGTCGTATCCGGTGGGAATGACGGAACGATTCGCGTGCGGCAGTTGGTAGCGCGAGATGAGCACACGGTAGGTGTACTTTCGGCCGGTCAACCGTTGACTGGTCACGTCGGTATGGTGCGGACGGTTGGATTCGCCCCGGATGGCATGCGGATTGTGTCCGGCGGAGCAGACGGGACGGTCCGGATTTGGGAGCCTCCATTGGAAATGTTCTCAGTCGAGGGAGCGGAGTACCTCGCACGGAATATATGGTCTGTGGCCTTCAGCCAGAATGGCGAGAGGATGGTCACGGGTGCGGGCAACGGCACAGTACGCGTGTGGGATGCGCGAAATGGCCGGCCCGCAGGTCCGCTCCTCGGCGTGCGAAACATCGACCCGAGCAACGAGGCCGTGGCGAAATACTTGGCGGTCAGTGCTGACGGTAAGAAGGTTGCGGCCGCGTCCAACGACGGATCGCTCTATCTCTGGACTGCCGATACGGGGACCCTCGTCGCGGGGCCGGTGAAGGTTCCCGGCGGAGCCTTGCACGACATCGCATTCAGCACAGATGACCAACTGCTGGCCGCTGTGCAATCGGGCGCGTCGGTCCAGGTCGTCGCGGTCGAATCCGGGGAGCCGATCGGCGACCCGCTGGCAGATCACGCCGATGGCTTGGACGGGGTGAGGTTCAGCGAAGACAACAGGTCGATCGCCACAGTCGATGGCGTCGGTGCAGTGCGGATCTGGGATGTAGGGACGGGACGTCGTAAGGGGCAGCCGATCATCCCGGGTCCTGGGCTGGGTTTCCGCAGCGTCAGTGCAGACGGCGAGCGCGTTGCCCTTGCCGGAAGCGACGGCCGGCTGTGGGTGTGGCAGGTGGAGACCGGTCGT
- a CDS encoding DUF4231 domain-containing protein, translated as MARTAGTPDSDDPVWARLNDQLTWYRAKSLRAQRSYKTMKVVQLLVGATVPVVAAISAPPLLTASLAAVVVVAEGAEQLFQWHANWMRYRSTTESLKQQKHLYLAGTGAYGGDDRRLVLAERVERILSQETSAWLTDTERSSQAPQK; from the coding sequence ATGGCGCGAACGGCGGGGACGCCCGACAGTGACGATCCGGTATGGGCGCGACTGAATGACCAGCTGACCTGGTACCGCGCCAAATCCCTGCGTGCCCAACGGTCCTACAAAACGATGAAGGTGGTGCAGTTGCTGGTCGGCGCGACAGTGCCGGTTGTCGCAGCCATTTCCGCGCCGCCGCTGCTGACCGCGAGCCTCGCGGCCGTCGTGGTCGTCGCGGAGGGTGCGGAGCAACTGTTCCAGTGGCATGCGAACTGGATGCGCTACCGCTCCACCACCGAATCCCTCAAACAGCAGAAGCACCTGTACCTCGCCGGCACGGGCGCCTATGGCGGCGACGATCGCCGACTGGTGCTGGCCGAACGGGTGGAGCGCATCCTGTCGCAGGAAACCAGCGCATGGCTCACCGACACCGAGCGAAGTAGTCAGGCGCCACAGAAATAG
- a CDS encoding N-acetylmuramoyl-L-alanine amidase gives MSWTGDPVWLADVLRAAGLRVIEHDGWRERGHGDFRDIRGVLCHHTAGGGPDDWQVVQYGRADLAGPLAQLVLEKDGTYRVIAVGVCWHAGPGSWPGWPTDDANFHTIGIEAVSSGCEPFDWTPRQIDAYQRGAAAILARIGRDAGDCVAHREYSSEGKIDPAGIDMDEFRWAVQGFIEGGVPMSAAEVNRIQEFITAFCGPIGSDIKDIREQLCGHGQRDGGQFGGWPQLDGLTLVEAIADIRTRLEKLEHGGAA, from the coding sequence ATGTCCTGGACCGGTGATCCGGTCTGGCTCGCGGACGTGCTGCGCGCCGCGGGCCTGCGCGTGATCGAACACGACGGGTGGCGCGAGCGAGGGCATGGCGACTTCCGGGACATCCGCGGGGTGCTGTGCCACCACACCGCCGGTGGTGGGCCCGATGATTGGCAGGTCGTGCAGTACGGGCGGGCCGATCTGGCCGGGCCGCTCGCGCAGCTGGTTCTGGAGAAAGACGGCACCTACCGGGTGATCGCGGTGGGGGTGTGCTGGCATGCCGGGCCCGGGAGCTGGCCCGGCTGGCCTACCGACGACGCGAACTTCCACACCATCGGGATCGAGGCGGTGTCGAGCGGGTGCGAACCGTTCGATTGGACGCCGCGGCAGATCGATGCGTATCAGCGTGGGGCGGCGGCGATTCTGGCCCGAATCGGCAGGGACGCGGGCGATTGTGTGGCGCACCGCGAATACAGCAGCGAGGGAAAGATCGACCCCGCCGGAATCGATATGGACGAATTCCGGTGGGCTGTTCAAGGATTCATAGAAGGGGGCGTACCTATGAGTGCGGCGGAAGTCAATCGAATACAGGAATTCATCACCGCGTTCTGCGGACCGATCGGCAGCGATATCAAGGACATTCGCGAGCAGCTGTGCGGGCACGGGCAACGCGACGGCGGGCAGTTCGGGGGGTGGCCGCAACTGGACGGCCTCACGCTGGTCGAGGCCATCGCCGATATCCGCACCCGCCTGGAGAAGCTCGAGCACGGCGGTGCCGCATGA
- a CDS encoding PE-PPE domain-containing protein yields the protein MIDVLIVGGTWAPHGHPVTDAFAQVLDPSRFTTRMVPYPADYGRQTTFADSRAAGTAALIEAVHSTGNRVILAGYSQGAIIAGDLAAEIGQGHRPEMEVLACALIADPLRPTGRCLDPNPGGYGIAGERHIEGVPTYWSAAPGDPITALPPGNPLRSIADLSQYFTLTGPEAVLRWGQSLVDVAIQRQAQDWWSPENFQSWGGAIAFARGYLLDGRHTDDYVRFGHAARLGEAINNEVTVNA from the coding sequence ATGATCGACGTCCTGATCGTCGGCGGTACCTGGGCGCCGCATGGTCATCCCGTCACCGATGCGTTCGCGCAGGTGCTCGATCCGAGCCGGTTCACCACCCGAATGGTGCCCTACCCAGCGGATTACGGTCGGCAGACCACCTTCGCCGACAGTCGCGCGGCAGGTACCGCCGCGCTGATCGAAGCGGTGCACAGCACCGGCAACCGGGTCATTCTCGCGGGCTATTCGCAGGGGGCGATCATCGCCGGCGACCTCGCCGCCGAGATCGGGCAGGGGCACCGGCCCGAGATGGAAGTGCTGGCCTGCGCGTTGATCGCCGACCCGCTGCGTCCGACCGGGCGGTGCCTCGATCCCAACCCGGGCGGATACGGCATCGCCGGGGAACGCCATATCGAGGGCGTCCCCACGTATTGGTCCGCGGCGCCGGGTGATCCGATCACCGCGTTGCCGCCGGGGAATCCGTTGCGCTCCATCGCCGATCTGTCGCAGTACTTCACGTTGACCGGCCCGGAGGCGGTGCTGCGCTGGGGGCAGAGCCTGGTCGATGTCGCGATCCAGCGGCAAGCGCAGGATTGGTGGTCGCCGGAGAACTTCCAAAGCTGGGGTGGAGCAATCGCTTTCGCGCGTGGCTATCTGCTCGACGGCCGCCACACCGACGACTATGTTCGCTTCGGGCACGCTGCCCGGCTCGGCGAGGCCATCAACAACGAGGTGACCGTCAACGCCTGA
- a CDS encoding hydrogen peroxide-inducible genes activator, translating into MTDQTYQPTLSQLRAFVAVAEYRHFGTAAARLGVSQPTLSQALAALENGLGLQLIERSTRRVLVTAEGTRLLPQATATLEAADRFVASATGDGLGGTLRMGIIPTVAPYVLPALLPELRRRVPALAPQVIEDQTARLLDGLRTGVLDVALLALPADAPGLTEIPLYTEEFVLVTPRGHELAGREDIAASALDTLPLLLLDEGHCLRDQTLEFCRSSDTRPGSVGDTRAASLTTVVQCVAGGLGVTLIPEMAVAAETARGTLDTARFANPAPARALGLTFRASTARTEDYEQLAEIIRGQRPV; encoded by the coding sequence GTGACTGATCAGACTTATCAGCCCACACTGTCACAGCTGCGTGCGTTCGTAGCTGTCGCGGAGTATCGCCATTTCGGTACCGCGGCAGCCCGGCTCGGTGTGAGCCAACCCACGTTATCGCAGGCATTGGCCGCGCTCGAAAACGGACTGGGGCTGCAGCTGATCGAGCGCAGTACGCGCCGAGTGCTGGTGACCGCGGAAGGCACGCGACTGCTGCCACAGGCGACGGCGACGCTGGAAGCAGCTGACCGATTTGTCGCCTCCGCCACCGGAGATGGGCTCGGCGGGACGTTGCGGATGGGCATCATTCCGACGGTCGCGCCCTATGTGCTGCCCGCGCTGCTGCCGGAGTTGCGGCGGCGGGTTCCGGCGTTGGCGCCGCAGGTCATCGAGGACCAAACCGCCCGGCTGCTGGACGGTTTGCGCACCGGGGTACTGGATGTCGCCTTGCTCGCGCTGCCTGCCGATGCCCCCGGGCTGACCGAAATCCCCTTGTACACCGAGGAATTCGTCCTGGTCACGCCGCGTGGTCACGAGTTGGCCGGGCGCGAGGACATTGCCGCCTCGGCGCTGGACACGCTGCCGTTGCTGCTACTCGACGAAGGGCACTGCCTGCGCGACCAGACGCTGGAGTTCTGCCGCTCGAGCGACACCCGGCCGGGCTCGGTCGGCGATACCCGGGCGGCATCGCTGACAACCGTAGTCCAGTGTGTCGCAGGCGGATTGGGTGTGACACTGATCCCGGAGATGGCTGTCGCGGCGGAGACCGCTCGCGGAACCCTCGATACGGCGCGCTTCGCGAACCCCGCCCCCGCCAGAGCCCTGGGGTTGACTTTCCGTGCGTCGACCGCGCGCACCGAGGACTATGAACAGCTAGCGGAAATCATCCGCGGGCAGCGTCCGGTATAG
- a CDS encoding peroxiredoxin, with amino-acid sequence MALLTIGDQFPAYNLTAVIGGDLSKVDAQQPDDYFTQITSDDHAGKWRIVFFWPKDFTFVCPTEIAAFGKLNEEFEDRDAQVLGASVDNEFVHFQWRAQHEDLKTLPFPMLSDLKRELATAAGVLNNDGVADRATFIIDPNNEIQFVSVTAGSVGRNVDEVLRVLDALQSDELCACNWKKGDPTIDAGELMTAGV; translated from the coding sequence ATGGCTCTGCTGACCATTGGCGACCAGTTCCCGGCATACAACCTCACCGCTGTCATCGGCGGTGACCTGTCGAAGGTCGACGCTCAGCAGCCTGACGATTACTTCACCCAGATCACCTCCGACGATCACGCCGGCAAGTGGCGCATCGTCTTCTTCTGGCCGAAGGACTTCACCTTCGTCTGCCCCACCGAGATCGCCGCGTTCGGCAAGCTGAACGAGGAATTCGAGGATCGCGACGCACAGGTCCTGGGCGCCTCGGTGGACAACGAGTTCGTGCACTTCCAGTGGCGCGCACAGCATGAGGATCTCAAGACCCTCCCGTTCCCGATGCTCTCGGACCTCAAGCGTGAGCTCGCGACCGCCGCCGGCGTGCTGAACAACGACGGTGTCGCCGATCGCGCCACCTTCATCATCGACCCGAACAACGAGATCCAGTTCGTGTCGGTCACCGCCGGTTCGGTCGGCCGCAATGTCGACGAGGTGCTGCGCGTGCTCGACGCGCTGCAGTCCGACGAGCTGTGTGCCTGCAACTGGAAGAAGGGCGACCCGACGATCGACGCCGGTGAGCTGATGACCGCCGGCGTCTGA
- a CDS encoding alkyl hydroperoxide reductase — protein sequence MSIENLKNSLPEYAKDLKLNLSSISRTTVLNEQQLWGTLLASAAATRSASTLREIAEEAADTLSAEAYNAALGAASIMGMNNVFYRGKAFLEGRYDDLRAGLRMNIIGNPGVDKADFELWSFAVSSINGCGHCLEAHEKTLREAGVSREVIFESLRVAAIVAGVGQAVESTETLAVASV from the coding sequence ATGAGCATTGAGAACCTGAAGAACTCCCTCCCCGAGTACGCCAAGGACCTCAAGCTCAATCTGTCCTCGATCAGCCGGACCACCGTGCTGAACGAGCAGCAGCTGTGGGGCACCCTGCTCGCTTCGGCGGCCGCGACCCGGTCGGCGAGCACGCTGCGTGAGATCGCCGAGGAAGCCGCCGACACGCTGTCGGCGGAGGCGTACAACGCCGCGCTCGGCGCCGCCTCGATCATGGGCATGAACAATGTGTTCTACCGAGGCAAAGCGTTCCTGGAGGGCCGCTACGACGACCTGCGCGCGGGACTGCGGATGAACATCATCGGCAACCCGGGCGTCGACAAGGCCGATTTCGAGCTGTGGTCGTTCGCGGTGTCCTCGATCAACGGTTGCGGGCACTGTCTGGAGGCGCACGAGAAGACGCTGCGTGAGGCGGGTGTCTCGCGTGAGGTGATCTTCGAGTCGCTGCGGGTGGCCGCGATCGTCGCCGGGGTCGGCCAGGCGGTGGAGTCCACCGAGACGCTGGCCGTGGCTTCGGTGTAG
- a CDS encoding PhzF family phenazine biosynthesis protein has translation MGVRVEVVRVFTDSVGRFGNELGLARAAEVAEVDRQALAAKAGYSETVFLEDPADGVAKVRIFTPAVELPFAGHPSVGTAWWFAQQGTPVRALQVPAGSLSVEYADTLTWITARGEWAPDFAFHQVADAEELAALRPEEFAAGQHYFWTWTDEHRGHLRSRMFAPAMGIAEDEATGAAAVAITARLRRGLAITQGQGSQIFTEWDSDGWVRLGGRVVSDTIVDL, from the coding sequence ATGGGCGTGCGGGTCGAGGTCGTGCGGGTATTCACCGATTCGGTCGGTCGGTTCGGAAACGAGCTGGGTCTGGCGCGGGCGGCCGAGGTCGCTGAGGTGGACCGGCAGGCGCTGGCCGCCAAGGCGGGGTACAGCGAGACGGTGTTTCTCGAGGACCCAGCCGACGGGGTCGCGAAGGTGCGGATCTTCACCCCCGCCGTGGAACTTCCCTTCGCCGGGCACCCGTCGGTCGGTACCGCGTGGTGGTTCGCGCAGCAGGGCACACCGGTGCGGGCGTTGCAGGTGCCCGCCGGATCGCTGTCGGTCGAATACGCCGACACCCTGACCTGGATTACCGCGCGTGGCGAATGGGCTCCCGATTTCGCCTTCCACCAGGTCGCCGACGCCGAGGAACTGGCAGCGCTGCGGCCCGAGGAGTTCGCGGCCGGGCAGCACTACTTCTGGACCTGGACCGATGAGCACCGCGGGCACCTGCGGTCGCGAATGTTCGCCCCCGCCATGGGCATTGCCGAGGACGAGGCCACCGGCGCGGCGGCGGTCGCCATCACCGCCCGGCTCCGTCGCGGCCTGGCCATCACCCAGGGCCAGGGGTCGCAGATCTTCACCGAATGGGATTCCGACGGCTGGGTCCGCTTGGGCGGCCGCGTCGTTTCGGACACCATCGTCGACCTCTAG
- a CDS encoding DUF3618 domain-containing protein has translation MNDNRPNPGEAETTPAQPAVSVPADPEAVRADRDQTRAELGQTVSELTDKLDVKANAQRKAAEVKDNARHKAAETADAARAKAVETTETARVKAAEAKVTAQVKAAETMAAAARKAAEAEEATRVKAAEAAEAVRRQAAEARVTVEEKTEQAKAQVRQLAEKAEAAAPEPVVERGKQAADFARRQPAAPVTAAALLAALVVWLILRRRQQR, from the coding sequence ATGAACGACAACCGGCCGAACCCCGGCGAAGCCGAAACCACACCGGCCCAACCGGCCGTCAGCGTGCCGGCGGACCCCGAAGCCGTGCGCGCCGACCGCGACCAGACGCGAGCAGAGCTGGGGCAGACCGTCTCCGAGCTCACCGACAAACTCGACGTCAAAGCCAACGCCCAGCGCAAGGCCGCCGAGGTGAAAGACAACGCCCGCCACAAGGCCGCCGAAACCGCGGACGCCGCCCGCGCCAAGGCCGTCGAGACCACCGAGACGGCCCGCGTGAAGGCCGCCGAAGCCAAGGTGACCGCGCAGGTGAAGGCCGCCGAAACCATGGCGGCAGCCGCCCGGAAGGCCGCCGAAGCCGAGGAAGCCACCCGGGTGAAGGCGGCCGAAGCTGCCGAGGCAGTGCGCCGCCAAGCCGCCGAGGCGCGGGTCACGGTGGAGGAGAAGACCGAACAGGCCAAGGCCCAGGTCCGGCAGCTTGCCGAAAAGGCCGAAGCCGCCGCGCCGGAACCGGTCGTGGAACGCGGCAAGCAAGCCGCCGACTTCGCCCGCCGCCAACCGGCGGCCCCGGTCACCGCGGCCGCGCTCCTGGCGGCCTTGGTGGTCTGGTTGATTCTGCGCCGCAGACAGCAGCGCTAG
- a CDS encoding phage holin family protein has translation MTETHSVPPTEKRSVAELVNDATEQLSRLIRDEIQLAKIELQSKGKRVGRGAGLAGAGAVLAFYGGAALIAAIIFALAIPLNEWAAALIVGAVLLITGAVLAMLGKKDVQQAVPPVPEEAVAGVKRDIESIKDGSKR, from the coding sequence ATGACGGAGACACATAGTGTGCCGCCGACCGAAAAGCGGTCGGTCGCCGAACTGGTCAACGATGCCACCGAGCAGCTGAGCCGGCTGATCCGCGACGAAATCCAGTTGGCCAAGATCGAATTGCAGAGCAAAGGCAAACGGGTCGGGCGGGGTGCGGGCTTGGCCGGTGCGGGCGCCGTGCTCGCCTTCTATGGTGGCGCCGCGCTGATCGCGGCGATCATCTTCGCGCTGGCGATCCCGTTGAACGAATGGGCCGCCGCGTTGATCGTCGGTGCGGTGCTGCTGATCACCGGCGCCGTACTCGCGATGCTGGGCAAGAAGGACGTCCAGCAGGCGGTGCCGCCGGTCCCCGAGGAAGCGGTGGCAGGCGTCAAACGCGATATCGAAAGCATCAAGGACGGGAGCAAGCGATGA
- a CDS encoding DUF5134 domain-containing protein, whose product MAHFVQEYAALRWSVVGAFLVASVIVVGRLAAPARWAAGRCGGWSAAGEGLGGREFGGGRVVVQGGQRRWNTAAREVIGDPCGRPAGADSARRQEDSVPSTVSEQDRAVLAAGAAHYESDAAHLLMCLVMLAMLVFPASANPEALRGVLIAMTVVFAALLVSRITQWRKGSREQVVALGYHLLAAAAMWYAMSGHSAAGHAGPMPVVAFGLAALFLMDAFAVAATGGRHLLGHASGPVLTSALVPHVVMDLGTAYMLVGAVLA is encoded by the coding sequence GTGGCGCACTTCGTGCAGGAATATGCCGCGTTGCGGTGGTCGGTGGTGGGTGCGTTTCTGGTGGCGTCGGTGATCGTGGTCGGGCGGTTGGCGGCTCCGGCGCGGTGGGCTGCCGGGAGGTGCGGTGGGTGGTCGGCGGCGGGAGAAGGGCTGGGCGGCAGAGAGTTCGGGGGCGGGCGGGTAGTGGTCCAGGGCGGGCAGCGTCGCTGGAACACGGCGGCGCGGGAGGTTATCGGTGACCCGTGCGGCAGGCCTGCCGGTGCGGATAGTGCACGCCGACAAGAGGATTCGGTGCCGTCGACGGTGTCAGAGCAGGACCGTGCGGTTCTGGCGGCAGGCGCCGCACATTACGAATCCGATGCCGCGCATCTACTCATGTGTTTGGTCATGCTGGCGATGCTCGTGTTTCCGGCGAGTGCGAATCCAGAGGCGCTGCGCGGAGTGCTGATCGCGATGACAGTAGTCTTCGCGGCACTGTTGGTAAGCCGGATCACGCAGTGGCGCAAAGGTTCCCGCGAACAAGTCGTCGCGCTCGGCTATCACCTGCTGGCAGCCGCGGCCATGTGGTACGCGATGTCGGGACACTCCGCGGCGGGGCATGCCGGGCCGATGCCGGTGGTCGCGTTCGGGCTCGCGGCGCTGTTCCTCATGGACGCGTTCGCGGTCGCGGCTACCGGTGGCCGGCATTTGCTCGGACACGCGTCCGGGCCGGTGCTGACTTCGGCGCTGGTGCCGCACGTCGTGATGGACCTGGGCACCGCCTACATGTTGGTCGGTGCGGTGCTCGCGTGA